The sequence GGTGATCGCCTCGGGCGGTGTCGGCACACTCGACCATCTGGTCGACGGCATAGCCAAGGGCGGCGCCTCGGCCGTTCTGGCGGCCTCGATCTTCCATTTCGGCACCTTCACCATCGGCGAGGCGAAGCAGCGCCTGGCCGACGCCGGTCTGCCGGTCCGCCTCAATGGCGGCGATTTCTAGGGAGGCCGCGATGGCGAAGGACGCAACCCGCATCGATCTCGACGATCTGGCCGCCATCGTCGCCCGCCGCGCCGCCAGCGACAGCGAGGCGTCCTACACACGCGCGCTGATCGCCAAGGGCGTCGCCAAATGCGCCCAGAAGCTGGGCGAGGAGGCGGTCGAGACGGCGCTGGCGGCGGTCGGACCCGATACCAAAGCGGTCGTATCGGAGAGCGCCGATCTTCTCTACCATCTCCTCGTGCTGCTTCAGGCGCGTGGCGTGTCGTTGGAAGACGTCTATGCGGAACTGGGTCGCCGGACGAGCCGTTCCGGCCTCGAGGAAAAGGCGTCCCGCCCCAAGGGCTGAGGCGGTCGCCGGCCATCGGATTCCGGAGCGGATGCCGGCCCGGCCGGGCGGTATCATCGACCGCCGAAAAGTGGTATACGGTCGACCAACGCCTGGCGCCGAGAATGTCCAGGCGAGCCGGGAAACGCAGCCATGGAATTGAAGCTCGACCAGGTTGGGCTGTCGCCCTTCCGTAATTTCAGCCGTGCCGAATGGGCCGCGCTGCGCGCCGACACGCCCCAGCCGCTTCAGCCGGAGGAGATCCAGCGCCTGCAGGGTCTCAACGACCGCCTGTCGCTGCCCGAGATCGAGGAAATCTACCTGCCTCTGTCGCGCCTTCTGTCGATCTATGTCGGCGCGACGCAGAAGCTGTTCCGGTCGATGGAGAAATTCCTCGGCCCCGAGCAGGACGGCAAGATGCCCTACATCATCGGCGTCGCCGGCTCGGTCGCGGTCGGCAAGTCCACCACCTCGCGCGTGCTGCAGGCCCTGCTCGGGCGCTGGCCCAACACCCCGAAGGTCGCGCTCGTCACCACGGACGGCTTCCTGCTGCCCAACGCGGTGCTGGAGCAGGAAGGGCTGATGGGGCGCAAGGGCTTCCCCGAAAGCTACGACCTGCCGGCGCTGCTGCACTTCCTCACCGACATCAAGGCCGGCCGCCGGCCGGTGCGCGCGCCGGTCTACAGCCATTTCAACTACGACGTGATGCCGAACGCCCAGGTCGAGGTCGACCAGCCGGACATCCTTATCGTCGAGGGGCTGAACGTACTGCAGACCAGCCGACCGCCCAAGGACGGCAAGGGCATTCCCTTCGTTTCCGACTTCTTCGACTTCAAGATCTACATCGACGCCGACGAGGCGATCCTGGAACGCTGGTATGTCGAGCGCTTCATGCGCCTGCGCGAGACCGCCTTCCGCGACCCGAAGGCCTATTTCCATCGCTATTCCAGCTTCTCCGATTCCGAGGCGGATGCCACCGCGCGGGCCATCTGGCGCTCGATCAATCTCGTGAACCTCACCGAGAACATCCTGCCCACCCGCCAGCGCGCCGACCTCATCCTGCGCAAGGGCGGCGATCACGAGGTCGAGGCGGTGGCGCTGAGGAAACTGTGAGAGTGGTCGTCGTCGTCCCGGAGCGGCCGCAGGCCGCATCCGGGACCGCGTGACGATCCGGAATGTCCAACGATCCCGGCTCTGCGCTACCCTTCGGCCGGGATGACGGAAATTGAGATGAGCGCACCGGTGGAGATCGTGCCCGGCTGCCTCTACTGGCCCGGCTGGCTGGACCGGGCGGGGCAGGAGGCGCTGGCGGAGGAGTTGCGCGAGGTGCTGGCGCGCGCGCCGCTGTTCACGCCGCGCATGCCGAAGACCGGCCAGCCCTTCTCGGTGCGGATGTCGAATTGCGGCCCGCTCGGCTGGGTCTCGGACACGACCGGCTACCGCTACCAGCCGACCCATCCCGAGACCGGCGAGCCCTGGCCCGCCATGCCGGCGCGGCTGCTGGTGGCCTGGGACGCGCTGGCCGGCACGGCGCTGCGGCCGGAGGCATGCCTGATCAACTGGTACGCGCCCGGCGCGCGCATGGGGCTGCACCAGGACCGCGACGAGGAGGAGTTCTCGGCGCCCGTGCTCTCGCTCTCGCTGGGAGACAGCGCGGTGTTCCGCATCGGCGGCACCACACGCCGCGCGCCCACCCGCTCGGTCCGCCTCGCCTCGGGCGATGTGCTGGTGCTGTCCGGCCCGGCGCGGCTTGCCTTCCATGGCATTGACCGCATTCTGCCCGACAGTTCGACCCTGCTGCGCCAGCCCGGCCGCATCAATCTGACGTTACGGCGGGTGCGGCCGGGCGCCTCCAGCGAAATTCTGCCTTGATGGACCCGCAGAAAAGGCGAAGTTGCGGTTGTGAAACCCGAAGGATTGCGAATGCGTCGTTTCGTCCGTGCCGCCCTTGCCGCCTTTTCGCTGGTGGCGTTGAGCTTTCCCGCCGCCGCTCAGGCGGTTTTCCCCAATCAGGGCACGATCGGGCTCGTCCCGCCGGAAGGCATGGTCGAGATTCCGGGCGTACCCGGCTTCCAGGACCGTGCCACCAAGGCGTCGATCCTCGTGCTGGAGATGCCCAAGCCCGCCTTCCAGGAGATCACCGCCAGCTTCGCGCCGCAGGAGTTGCAGAGCCAGGGCGTGACCGTCGAGGAGCGCCGCGACATTGAGCTTGCCGACGGCATCAAGGCGGTGCTGCTCAAGGGCTACCAGACCGTCGGCAGCGCGGCGCTCAAGAAGTGGATCCTGCTCGCCGGCGGCAAGGAGCAGACCGGCATGGTGACGGTGCAGTTCCCGGAGGCGGTCTCCGCGCGCTACCCGGATGCGACCATCGAGAACGCCCTGCGCACCGTCGTCTTCCGCGCGCCGCCTTCGCCGCAGGAACTGCTGGCCCGCCTGCCCTTCACCATCGACCAGATGGAGGGCTATCGCGTGCTCAAGGTGCTCGGCAACAGCGCCGTGCTGCTGACGCGTGCCGATGCCGGTAAGCCGGAACTCGGCGACGACCCGTTCTTCATCGTCGCGGTCGGTCAGGGCGAAATCCGCGAGGACGACCGCGAGAGCGTCGCCAAGCGGGCCATCGCCTCCGTGCCGGGCATCAAGGAACTGCGCGTCGAGCGCGGTGGCCCGCTGCGCATCGGCGGCCAGGCCGGGTTCGAGCTGATCGGCAACGCGCTGGACGCCAAATCCGACAAGCCGGTGAAGGTCGTGCAGTGGCTGCGCTTCGGGCGCACGGGCTATCTGCGCATGGTCGGCGTCGCGCCGACGGACAGCTTCGAGGCCGAGTTCGGCTCGATGCGCGGCCTGCGCGACGGCATCGAGCTGCGCTGACGCCCCGGGCCCGGGACGCTTCCGGCCCGGAATCCTCGTCATCCCCGGGCGTGACCCGGGGATCCACGTCTTCCGCCGATGCCTGTTCAAGGCATGACGTCGAAAGGTGGCCGTCGCGGCCCTCAGCCCTCGGCGGCGGGGGTCTCGGCCGGGGCCGCCTTGGGGCCGCCCTTCGACACGCCGACCAGCGCCGGGCGCAGAACGCGCTCGCCGATCTTGTAGCCGGGCTGGATCACCTGCACGACCGTGCCGGAGGGAAGCTCGGCATTCGGCACCTCGAACATCGCCTGATGCAGGTTCGGGTCGAACTTCGAGCCTTCCGCCTCGATGCGCGCCACGCCGTGCTTGGAGAGCGTCTGCGTCAGCGCGCGGGAGGTGATGTCGATGCCGTCCAGCACCGTCTTCAGCACGCCCTCGGCCTTGGCGCGCGCCTCGTCGTCGATGGCACCGAGCGCCCGCTCGAAATCGTCGGCGACGTTGAGTATGTCGCGGGCGAAGCCGGTGATGCCGTAGACCTTGGCATCGGCGACCTCGCGCTCGGCGCGGCGGCGCACATTGTCGGCCTCGGCGAAGGCGCGCAGGAACTTGTCCTTCAGGGTGGCGATCTCGGCCTCCAGCTGCTCCTTTTCGGCAGCGAACTGGGCGGCGAGGTCTTCCGTCGCCGCGGGCGCTTCGCCGGCTGCGGCGGTCGTCTCCGCCGCCACATCGGTCGGATCAGCCGGGGTGCGGTTCTCGTCGCTCATGGATACCTCGTCGGGAAATGGGATTTGCCCGTGCGTGCCTGACACACGGACGCCCGCCATATCGGGTCGAACACCGGAAAAATCAAGCCGCGTCAGTCCCCGACCCGGCCAGCACGCGGCTCACCACGCGGGCGGTGAAGTCGACCATGGGCACGATGCGGGCATAGTTCAGCCGGGTCGGGCCGATCACACCCAGCACGCCGACCACCCGGCCCTGACCGTCGCGATAGGGGGCGACGATTGTGGAGGAGCCCGACAGCGAGAACAGCTTGTTCTCCGAGCCGATGAAGATGCGCAGGCCCTGCGCCTCCTCGGCGCGTCCGAGCAGGTCGACCACCTCCTGCTTGGCTTCGAGGTCGTCGAACAGCAGCCGCACCCGCTCCAGGTCCTCGATGGCGCGCAGATCGTGCAGCAGCCGCGTCTGGCCGCGCACGATGAGCCGCCGGTCGGCCTTCTCGCCGCCGGACCAGCTCGCCAGCCCGGTCTCGACCACGCGGGCCGTCACTTCGTCGAGCTCGGCGCGGCGTGCGCTGAGCGTGCGCTCCACCTCGCTGCGCAGCTCGGCGATGGTGCGCCCGCGCGTCAGCGAGCTGAGGAAATTGGTCGCCTCCACCAGCACCGAGGCCGGCAGGCCCTTGGGCAGCGGCACCAGCCGGTTCTCCACCTCGCCATCCTCGGAGACGAGGATGAGCAGGGCGCGGCTGGCGTCGAGCGGCACGAACTCGATGTGCTTGAGCCGCACATCGGTCTTGCCGGCTGTGACGACGCCGGCGCCGCGCGACAGGCCGGAGAGCAGGTTCGAGGCTTCCGCCAGTACACCGTCGACCGTCTGGGCGCGGGCGGCGGCGCGCACCTGGGTCTCGATCGAATTGCGCTCGTCCTCGGAGACGTCGCCGATTTCCAGCAGCGCGTCGACGAAGAAGCGCAGGCCCCGCTCGGTCGGCAGGCGGCCGGCGCTGGTATGGGGCGCGAAGATCAGCCCTGCCGCCTCGAGGTCCGCCATCACGTTGCGCACCGAGGCCGGCGACAGCGTCATCGGAATGAGGCGGGAGATGTTGCGCGACCCCGCCGGCTCGCCGGTCGCCAGATAGGTCTCGACGATCTGGCGGAAGATTTCGCGCGAGCGTTCGTCGAGCCGGGCGAGCGAGGGAGCGCTGGAAGCGAGCAGTGGATCAAGGGGCATCGGGTGCCTGTCGCTTGTCGTCGTCTGAGCCGGTGGCGGCAGCCCCATTATCTCGGTAATCGGGCGGCATGTTCAAGCGAGCTGCGGTCCCTGCGATTGCACCCGGGCCGTCCGGCCCTTACAAGACGGCGCCGCCGGGCTCGTTCCGGCCAAGAATTTCAGGAGATGCCGCATGCGCCCTTCCCGCCGCCAGCCCGACGAGATGCGTGCCGTCAGTTTCGAGCGCGGCGTGCTGCGCCATGCGGAAGGCTCGTGCCTGGTCAAGTTCGGCGAGACCCATGTGCTGGTCGCCGCGACGCTGGAAGAGCGTCTGCCGCCCTGGCTCAAGGGGCAGGGGCGCGGCTGGGTCACGGCCGAGTACGGCATGCTGCCGCGCGCCACCCATGAGCGCACCCGCCGCGAGGTCACCTCCGGCAAGCCGTCCGGCCGCACGCAGGAAATCCAGCGCCTGATCGGGCGCTCGCTGCGCGCGGTGGTCGACCTCGAAAAGCTCGGCGAGCGCCAGATCACCGTCGATTGCGACGTGATCCAGGCCGATGGCGGCACCCGCACCGCCTCCGTCACCGGCGCCTGGATCGCGCTGCACGACTGCCTGAGCTGGATGAAGTCGCGTGGCATGATCCCCACCGTGCCGCTGCGCGACCATCTGGCCGCCGTCTCCTGCGGCATCATCGACGGCGAGCCGCGCCTCGACCTCGACTATGCCGAGGACTCGGAGGCGCATACGGATGTGAACTTCGTGATGACCGGCTCCGGCGGCTTCGTCGAGGTGCAGGGCACCGCCGAGAAGACGCCTTTCTCCGAGGACGAGTTCAACGCCATGCTCGGCCTAGCCCGCAAGGGCATCGGCAAGCTGGTCGACCTGCAGAAGCTCGCCGTGTCATGAGTGCGCCCGCGCCCCGCCGGCTGGAAGGCCGCATCGTCATCGCCACGCACAATCCCGGCAAGCTGGAGGAGATGCGCGGCCTGCTGGCGCCCTATGGCGTGGACGCGGTTTCGGCCGGCGATCTCGGCCTGCCCGAGCCCGACGAGACCGGCCTGACCTTCGGCGAGAACGCCCGCATCAAGGCGCTGTCGGCGGCGACGGCATCCGGCCTTCCCGCTTTCGCCGACGATTCCGGCCTGTGCGTCGAGGCGCTCGGCGGCGCGCCGGGGCTTTACACCGCCCGCTGGGCGGGGCCGGAAAAGGACTTCATGGCGGCGATGACCCGCGTCGAGGAAGAGCTGCGCGAGGCCGGCGCCGAGCTGCCGGATTTGCGCCGCGCCTTCTTCATTTCCGCGCTCTGCCTCGCCTGGCCGGACGGCCATGTCGAGGATTTCGAGGGCGTGGTGAACGGCACGCTGGTGTGGCCGCCGCGCGGGCCGGCCGGCTTCGGCTACGACCCGATGTTCCAGCCGGACGGTCAGCCGGAGGACAATCCGCGCACCTTCGGCGAGATGACCGGCGCCGAGAAGCACGGCCTGCCGCCGCTCGGCGACGGCCTCTCGCACCGCGCCCGCGCCTTCATGGCGCTGGCGCAGGCCTGCCTCGGGGCGACGTTTGACTGACGGCGCCCATAGCCCGGCCGGGCGGACCGCCCTCGCGGCTCCCCCGCCGGCCGATCCCGGTTTCGGCGTCTATGTCCACTGGCCGTTCTGCAAGGCCAAGTGCCCCTATTGCGACTTCAACTCGCATGTCCGCCATTCCCCGCCCGATCAGGCGCGTTTCCTTGCTGCCTTCCGGGCCGAGATCGCCCATACGCGCGAGCGCATCGGCCAGCGGCGGACCCATAGCGTGTTCTTCGGCGGCGGCACGCCCTCGCTGATGGAGCCCGGCACAGTTGGCGCCATTCTGGAGGCCATCGACGCCGCCTGGCCGCTCGACGCGACGGCCGAGGTGACGCTGGAGGCCAACCCGACCAGCGTCGAGGCCGGGCGTTTTCGCGGCTACCGGATGGCGGGCGTCAACCGCGTCTCGCTGGGTGTTCAGGCGTTGGACGATTCCGCGCTGAAGGCGCTGGGGCGGATGCACACGGCGGATGAAGCACTCGGCGCGGTGGCGGTCGCCCGCGCCGCCTTCGAGCGCGTCTCCTTCGATCTCATCTATGCCCGCCCCGACCAGAGGCCGGAGGACTGGGCCGCCGAGCTGCGCCGCGCCATCGCCGAGGGCTGCGAGCACCTCTCGCTCTACCAGCTCACCATCGAGGAGGGCACGCCCTTCGCCGCCCTGCACCGCGCCGGCCGGCTGATCGTGCCGGATAGCGAGGTCGCCCGCGCGCTGTGGGACGTGACGCAGGAGACCACGCACGCGGCCGGCCTGCCGGCCTACGAGATTTCCAACCACGCCCGGCCCGGCGCGGAGAGCCGCCACAACCTGCTCTACTGGCGCTACGGCGAATATGCCGGCATTGGCCCCGGCGCCCATGGCCGGCTCGACACACCGGAGGGGCGCCTGGCCACCTCCACCGAGCGCGGCCCGGAGGAATGGGTGGCGCGCGTCGAGGCGGACGGGCACGGGGTCATCGTCGACGAGCCGCTCTCGCGCGCCGAGCAGGCGGATGAGTATCTGCTGATGGGGCTGCGCCTCATCGAAGGCATCGACCGCGCGCGATTCACCCGTCTCGCCGGGCGCGACTTCGACGCCGCGCGCCTCGCCTCGCTGCTGGACGAGGGAATGGTGGAGACGCTGCCGGGCGACCGGCTGCGGGCGACCTCCGCCGGCCTGCCCGTACTCGACGCCATCGTTGCCGATCTGGCGGCGTAGGCGCTCCAACGGTTCGGAGCCGCCTATCTTCCGTCCCTCACCCCTGCGCGAAGCTGCGGGGGGCGGGGCTGATGATGCTGGCCGCGCCACCGGAGATCTGCATCACGGCGAGGCCGCGCTGGTTGGTGCCGTCGGCACGGAAGCGGAAAATGCCGTCGACGCCGGAAAAGCCCGAGGGGTTCTGGATCGCCGCGTCGGTGATGCCGTTCTCGCCATAGGAGTTCACCAGCGCCGCCATCAGCGACACCGCGTCGTGCGAGAGCGTGGCCGTGCGCACCGGCTCGCGGCCGAAGCGGGCGCGGTAGCGGGCGGCGAAGGCGCGGAAGCCGGCCGGGTCGGGCGCGGCGAAGATGCCGCCATTCACCGCCGGATTGGCGAACAGCGCCGGCGAATCCCACAGGCCGGTGCCGATGAGCTGCTTGCCGTTGAGGTTCACTCCAGCGGCGGTGAACGCCTGCAGCACCTGCGGCACGGCGTCGGCCGCGTCCGGCAGGAACACGGCGTCCGCCTGCACCAGCGAGCCGGCGAGACGGCGCGCGGCCTCGGCATACTGGCCGGCCGCGTAGCGTTCCAGCCCGACGACGCGCCCGCCGGCGGCCGGCACCGTCTCGCGGAAGGAGGCTTCCACCACCGAGCCATAGGCATTGTCCGGCACCAGCCCGACAAAGGAGCGGCGCCCGGTCGAGATCGCGTAGCGCACGGCGCGCTCGACATCGGTCTGCGGCAGGAAGCTGAGCAGGTAGACGCCCTGCGTCGCGACATTGGTGTCGGTGGAAAAGCCGACCAGCGGCACGCTGC comes from Ancylobacter sp. TS-1 and encodes:
- a CDS encoding alpha-ketoglutarate-dependent dioxygenase AlkB, which gives rise to MSAPVEIVPGCLYWPGWLDRAGQEALAEELREVLARAPLFTPRMPKTGQPFSVRMSNCGPLGWVSDTTGYRYQPTHPETGEPWPAMPARLLVAWDALAGTALRPEACLINWYAPGARMGLHQDRDEEEFSAPVLSLSLGDSAVFRIGGTTRRAPTRSVRLASGDVLVLSGPARLAFHGIDRILPDSSTLLRQPGRINLTLRRVRPGASSEILP
- the hemW gene encoding radical SAM family heme chaperone HemW; this translates as MTDGAHSPAGRTALAAPPPADPGFGVYVHWPFCKAKCPYCDFNSHVRHSPPDQARFLAAFRAEIAHTRERIGQRRTHSVFFGGGTPSLMEPGTVGAILEAIDAAWPLDATAEVTLEANPTSVEAGRFRGYRMAGVNRVSLGVQALDDSALKALGRMHTADEALGAVAVARAAFERVSFDLIYARPDQRPEDWAAELRRAIAEGCEHLSLYQLTIEEGTPFAALHRAGRLIVPDSEVARALWDVTQETTHAAGLPAYEISNHARPGAESRHNLLYWRYGEYAGIGPGAHGRLDTPEGRLATSTERGPEEWVARVEADGHGVIVDEPLSRAEQADEYLLMGLRLIEGIDRARFTRLAGRDFDAARLASLLDEGMVETLPGDRLRATSAGLPVLDAIVADLAA
- the hrcA gene encoding heat-inducible transcriptional repressor HrcA; this translates as MPLDPLLASSAPSLARLDERSREIFRQIVETYLATGEPAGSRNISRLIPMTLSPASVRNVMADLEAAGLIFAPHTSAGRLPTERGLRFFVDALLEIGDVSEDERNSIETQVRAAARAQTVDGVLAEASNLLSGLSRGAGVVTAGKTDVRLKHIEFVPLDASRALLILVSEDGEVENRLVPLPKGLPASVLVEATNFLSSLTRGRTIAELRSEVERTLSARRAELDEVTARVVETGLASWSGGEKADRRLIVRGQTRLLHDLRAIEDLERVRLLFDDLEAKQEVVDLLGRAEEAQGLRIFIGSENKLFSLSGSSTIVAPYRDGQGRVVGVLGVIGPTRLNYARIVPMVDFTARVVSRVLAGSGTDAA
- the grpE gene encoding nucleotide exchange factor GrpE produces the protein MSDENRTPADPTDVAAETTAAAGEAPAATEDLAAQFAAEKEQLEAEIATLKDKFLRAFAEADNVRRRAEREVADAKVYGITGFARDILNVADDFERALGAIDDEARAKAEGVLKTVLDGIDITSRALTQTLSKHGVARIEAEGSKFDPNLHQAMFEVPNAELPSGTVVQVIQPGYKIGERVLRPALVGVSKGGPKAAPAETPAAEG
- a CDS encoding penicillin-binding protein activator, with the protein product MSDKDNPSPTDTRRPFRATRRGFLALAGSATLAACSGGPDLGQPQAGLPAPQMPPEGAPVAGTGTPVALILPLGASGNAAAVALALRNSAEMALTEFSGARIRLIVKDDGGTGPGAQAAASQALDEGARAIIGPLFAHSVAAAGQVARQRSVPLVGFSTDTNVATQGVYLLSFLPQTDVERAVRYAISTGRRSFVGLVPDNAYGSVVEASFRETVPAAGGRVVGLERYAAGQYAEAARRLAGSLVQADAVFLPDAADAVPQVLQAFTAAGVNLNGKQLIGTGLWDSPALFANPAVNGGIFAAPDPAGFRAFAARYRARFGREPVRTATLSHDAVSLMAALVNSYGENGITDAAIQNPSGFSGVDGIFRFRADGTNQRGLAVMQISGGAASIISPAPRSFAQG
- the coaA gene encoding type I pantothenate kinase, coding for MELKLDQVGLSPFRNFSRAEWAALRADTPQPLQPEEIQRLQGLNDRLSLPEIEEIYLPLSRLLSIYVGATQKLFRSMEKFLGPEQDGKMPYIIGVAGSVAVGKSTTSRVLQALLGRWPNTPKVALVTTDGFLLPNAVLEQEGLMGRKGFPESYDLPALLHFLTDIKAGRRPVRAPVYSHFNYDVMPNAQVEVDQPDILIVEGLNVLQTSRPPKDGKGIPFVSDFFDFKIYIDADEAILERWYVERFMRLRETAFRDPKAYFHRYSSFSDSEADATARAIWRSINLVNLTENILPTRQRADLILRKGGDHEVEAVALRKL
- the rph gene encoding ribonuclease PH, yielding MRPSRRQPDEMRAVSFERGVLRHAEGSCLVKFGETHVLVAATLEERLPPWLKGQGRGWVTAEYGMLPRATHERTRREVTSGKPSGRTQEIQRLIGRSLRAVVDLEKLGERQITVDCDVIQADGGTRTASVTGAWIALHDCLSWMKSRGMIPTVPLRDHLAAVSCGIIDGEPRLDLDYAEDSEAHTDVNFVMTGSGGFVEVQGTAEKTPFSEDEFNAMLGLARKGIGKLVDLQKLAVS
- a CDS encoding non-canonical purine NTP pyrophosphatase; its protein translation is MSAPAPRRLEGRIVIATHNPGKLEEMRGLLAPYGVDAVSAGDLGLPEPDETGLTFGENARIKALSAATASGLPAFADDSGLCVEALGGAPGLYTARWAGPEKDFMAAMTRVEEELREAGAELPDLRRAFFISALCLAWPDGHVEDFEGVVNGTLVWPPRGPAGFGYDPMFQPDGQPEDNPRTFGEMTGAEKHGLPPLGDGLSHRARAFMALAQACLGATFD
- a CDS encoding phosphoribosyl-ATP diphosphatase codes for the protein MAKDATRIDLDDLAAIVARRAASDSEASYTRALIAKGVAKCAQKLGEEAVETALAAVGPDTKAVVSESADLLYHLLVLLQARGVSLEDVYAELGRRTSRSGLEEKASRPKG